The Gemmatimonadota bacterium genome includes a region encoding these proteins:
- a CDS encoding YkvA family protein: protein MVRIFLLLFRLLRVRGVLSIISRLPKYLRLTWRLLWDSRIPLLPKVFVILTVLYGLSPFDIIPEAILPHIGLGDDIVFVILSIRNLIAASPQNIVQEHARKIAEKS, encoded by the coding sequence ATGGTGCGTATTTTTCTCCTTCTATTTCGTCTCTTGCGCGTACGCGGTGTATTGTCGATCATCTCTCGACTCCCAAAATACCTGCGCCTTACCTGGCGACTTTTATGGGATTCTCGCATACCATTATTGCCCAAAGTGTTTGTCATTTTAACCGTTTTATACGGGCTTTCTCCTTTTGATATTATCCCAGAGGCGATTCTTCCCCATATCGGATTGGGAGATGACATCGTGTTTGTTATTCTGTCTATTCGCAATCTGATTGCGGCCAGTCCTCAGAATATCGTCCAGGAACACGCCCGCAAGATTGCAGAGAAATCGTGA